A portion of the Desulfosoma caldarium genome contains these proteins:
- the pyk gene encoding pyruvate kinase yields MMRQRRTKIVCTIGPASQSKDVLRELVRAGMDVARINLSHGDHESHALTIRALRDVAAEEGKDIGILQDLGGPKIRLGQVPEGERVLAVGEVVRLIPGQIGSGADLAVQYPYLLEDVAVGERILLADGLVELQVTAKDRDALQCRVVVGGVIHSHKGVNLPSSSLRIPSFTEKDRQDLLFGLEHGVDFVGLSFIRHERDVAPVREMLQTVDPKPMVIAKIEKPQALDRLDAILDSVDGVMVARGDLGVETPLYEVPVIQKKIIQAARDRAKPVITATQMLRSMISSPRPTRAETTDVANAVLDGTDAVMLSEETAMGSYPVEAVRMLDRIAVTAEKYMFDTTHHIGLTSAALPGMSAAISEAVLSLANALPTAAIIASTASGQTARLVSRLRPRTPIVGFTHAPATVRQLCLSWGVYPVLVPRCDDTDTLFAMARQWAMDHGVARRGDVLVLTAGVPVGQSGTTNMVKVIEL; encoded by the coding sequence ATGATGAGACAAAGACGGACCAAGATCGTCTGTACCATCGGACCGGCGAGCCAAAGCAAGGATGTGCTTCGAGAGCTCGTGCGCGCCGGAATGGATGTGGCTCGCATCAACCTGTCCCACGGAGACCATGAAAGCCATGCCCTGACCATTCGAGCCCTTAGGGATGTGGCGGCAGAGGAAGGTAAGGACATCGGTATTCTTCAGGATCTTGGCGGTCCAAAGATTCGGCTGGGACAAGTGCCTGAAGGGGAAAGGGTTTTGGCGGTGGGTGAGGTGGTTCGGCTGATTCCCGGACAGATCGGGAGCGGCGCGGACCTGGCCGTGCAGTATCCGTACCTCCTGGAAGATGTTGCCGTGGGCGAGCGAATCCTTCTGGCCGATGGGTTGGTGGAACTGCAGGTCACGGCCAAGGACCGCGATGCTCTTCAGTGCCGAGTGGTGGTAGGCGGGGTGATCCATTCCCACAAGGGGGTCAATTTGCCGTCCAGCAGTCTGCGCATTCCCTCCTTTACGGAAAAGGACAGACAAGACCTATTGTTCGGTCTGGAACATGGCGTGGACTTCGTCGGCCTTTCCTTCATTCGGCATGAAAGGGATGTGGCGCCTGTTCGGGAGATGCTGCAGACCGTCGACCCCAAACCCATGGTCATCGCCAAGATTGAAAAACCGCAGGCCTTGGATCGCCTGGATGCGATTCTAGACAGTGTCGATGGCGTCATGGTGGCTCGAGGGGACCTGGGGGTGGAAACCCCGTTGTACGAAGTGCCGGTCATTCAAAAAAAGATCATCCAAGCCGCCCGAGATCGCGCCAAGCCCGTGATCACCGCCACTCAGATGCTACGTTCCATGATTTCCAGCCCTCGGCCCACGCGAGCGGAAACCACCGACGTGGCCAACGCCGTTTTGGACGGCACCGATGCGGTCATGCTATCGGAAGAAACGGCCATGGGTTCCTACCCCGTGGAAGCCGTACGCATGCTGGATCGCATTGCCGTGACTGCAGAAAAATATATGTTTGATACCACCCATCACATTGGCCTGACGTCGGCGGCCTTGCCGGGCATGTCCGCCGCCATCAGCGAAGCCGTTTTGAGCCTCGCCAATGCGCTACCCACGGCCGCCATCATTGCCTCCACCGCTTCCGGACAAACAGCTCGGTTGGTCAGTCGCCTTCGGCCTCGAACGCCCATTGTGGGCTTTACACATGCACCGGCCACCGTGCGCCAACTGTGCCTTTCCTGGGGTGTGTATCCCGTGTTGGTGCCTCGATGCGATGACACGGACACTCTGTTTGCCATGGCCAGGCAATGGGCCATGGACCACGGTGTGGCTCGCCGTGGAGACGTCCTGGTCTTAACGGCCGGCGTGCCTGTGGGGCAAAGCGGCACCACCAACATGGTCAAAGTCATCGAGCTGTAG
- a CDS encoding HDOD domain-containing protein, whose translation MLPDTAFRVMDMMHKPDTDPKALARAVAEDPGLGAQTLHLCNSPYYSLPVEVTSIEHAVRLLGWPTVCGIVMAAYLYRLMARFSGDGARLWLRGARRHVLHVADCAQHLAVHAVLGLDRSEAWTLGLLHDIGKLVLAQLDAEAARAVEDRLAVSNMTLVDTEWEVLGADHAEVGSLLAERWELPDMIVDTIRWHHRPEKSEGPTAGLVFAADTLARVAEGLESWSAFMEDEPRLSLVLERLGMDRDGFISVARLWLESAKGR comes from the coding sequence ATGCTTCCGGACACGGCCTTTCGCGTCATGGACATGATGCACAAGCCCGACACGGACCCCAAGGCGTTGGCCCGCGCGGTCGCCGAAGATCCGGGACTTGGAGCCCAGACCCTGCATCTGTGCAATTCCCCCTATTATTCCCTTCCCGTGGAAGTGACGTCCATCGAACACGCAGTGCGCCTGTTGGGATGGCCCACGGTATGCGGGATTGTCATGGCCGCTTACCTTTACAGGCTCATGGCCCGTTTTTCCGGCGACGGCGCCAGGCTGTGGCTCAGAGGAGCCCGTCGGCACGTGCTCCACGTGGCGGACTGCGCCCAACACCTGGCCGTTCATGCGGTTCTGGGACTGGACAGGAGCGAGGCCTGGACGCTTGGACTGCTCCACGATATCGGCAAGCTCGTCCTGGCTCAACTGGACGCGGAAGCGGCTCGGGCCGTGGAAGACCGCCTGGCCGTTTCGAACATGACTCTGGTGGACACCGAATGGGAGGTGTTGGGAGCGGATCACGCCGAGGTGGGATCCCTTCTTGCCGAGCGGTGGGAACTTCCCGACATGATTGTGGATACGATTCGATGGCACCACCGGCCGGAGAAAAGTGAGGGGCCGACGGCGGGGCTCGTCTTTGCGGCCGACACTTTGGCCCGAGTGGCCGAAGGCCTGGAATCATGGTCGGCTTTTATGGAAGATGAGCCACGACTGAGCCTTGTGCTTGAACGGCTTGGAATGGACCGTGATGGCTTCATTTCTGTGGCACGCCTATGGCTGGAAAGCGCCAAAGGTCGTTGA
- the tsaA gene encoding tRNA (N6-threonylcarbamoyladenosine(37)-N6)-methyltransferase TrmO, with protein sequence MTHILLKPIGIVRTEAATVPRHWTVSDVEGTLVIDEAYRDGLKDIRPGQKIIVLFHFHKSQPFSPHDLIQKPPHRNEHLGVFSICSPRRPNPIGLSVVEVLDVQGCTLRVKGIDMFDGTPILDLKPWITPDS encoded by the coding sequence ATGACTCACATCCTATTGAAACCCATTGGGATCGTGCGCACCGAAGCGGCGACCGTGCCGCGTCACTGGACTGTCTCCGATGTGGAAGGAACACTCGTCATCGACGAGGCTTACCGCGACGGCCTCAAGGACATTCGACCCGGCCAGAAAATTATTGTTCTTTTTCACTTTCATAAAAGTCAACCCTTTTCGCCCCACGACCTGATTCAAAAACCGCCACATCGAAATGAACATTTGGGCGTCTTCAGCATCTGCTCGCCTCGACGCCCCAATCCCATCGGGCTTTCTGTGGTGGAGGTGCTGGATGTTCAGGGATGCACGCTGCGGGTCAAGGGCATCGACATGTTCGACGGAACACCCATCCTGGACCTTAAACCCTGGATCACTCCAGATTCATGA
- a CDS encoding flavin reductase family protein yields the protein MELAPEMFKRFFPLPVTVVTTVDKNGTPNAAPYSCVMPILRPLPLIAVASALPRDTLRNIRETSQFVVNVIGRPSFREAMRTARPYPPGVNELDKVGLETTPAKRVAPPRVAAAIGWIEATLERELADERYVLLVGRILCSEINDRYIAADGKLTEHPLTLLMPHFRTLGDVVLNRDALEKDLSLS from the coding sequence GTGGAACTGGCTCCCGAAATGTTCAAGCGCTTTTTCCCGCTTCCCGTCACGGTGGTGACCACCGTGGACAAGAACGGCACCCCCAACGCAGCACCATACAGTTGTGTGATGCCCATTCTTCGGCCTTTGCCTTTGATTGCCGTGGCTTCTGCATTGCCTCGAGACACTTTGCGCAACATTCGAGAAACCAGCCAGTTTGTCGTGAACGTCATCGGCAGGCCGTCCTTTCGAGAAGCCATGCGAACGGCTCGACCTTATCCTCCCGGCGTGAACGAACTGGACAAAGTGGGCCTTGAAACTACGCCGGCCAAACGGGTGGCCCCGCCGCGCGTGGCGGCGGCCATCGGGTGGATCGAAGCGACACTGGAACGGGAACTTGCCGACGAGCGCTACGTGCTGCTTGTCGGGCGCATTTTATGCTCGGAAATCAACGACCGCTACATTGCCGCCGACGGAAAGCTCACGGAACACCCCCTGACCCTTCTCATGCCCCATTTTCGAACCCTCGGCGATGTGGTGCTCAACCGTGACGCTTTGGAAAAGGACCTCTCGCTCTCATGA
- a CDS encoding glycerate kinase type-2 family protein yields the protein MDSRAREDLLGIFRAALAAVDPEEAVRRHVRRSGTDLIIGDLVLDLSRFDKVFVLGAGKGTAPMAKALEEVLGDFLSEGAIVVKTGHGLPLQKVRVLEAAHPVPDAQGVEATKELLRLADHAGERDLVLVAVSGGGSALTPAPVAPLTLEHKQKTTELLLSVGATIQEINAVRKHLSQFKGGGLARAAAPAQVVTLIVSDVIGDPLDVIASGPTAPDSSTYRDAMNVIERYHLQDKIPACVIQVLREGLEGRRPETPKSEDAVFRRVSHVLVANNATAMTAAAQEARQRGYHVLVLTSCLEGEAREVAKVIAAVAKEVVVSGRPVPLPACLLLGGETTVTLGPSPGKGGRNQELALAAALALDGWPQVTVLSAGTDGTDGPTDAAGAFADGTTVVRSAGLGWKVQDTLDGHNAYPLFEALGDLVITGPTRTNVMDLIGVLIA from the coding sequence ATGGATTCCAGGGCTCGAGAAGATTTGTTGGGCATCTTTCGTGCCGCGTTGGCCGCCGTCGACCCGGAAGAGGCCGTGCGGCGCCATGTGCGCCGGTCCGGAACGGACCTTATCATCGGGGACCTGGTCTTGGATTTATCACGGTTTGACAAGGTTTTCGTGTTGGGAGCCGGCAAAGGCACGGCCCCCATGGCCAAGGCGTTGGAAGAGGTGCTGGGCGATTTTCTGAGCGAAGGCGCCATCGTGGTCAAAACGGGCCACGGCTTGCCCCTTCAAAAGGTGCGGGTGTTGGAAGCGGCCCATCCCGTGCCCGATGCACAGGGCGTGGAGGCCACCAAGGAATTGCTGCGCCTGGCCGATCACGCTGGAGAAAGGGACCTGGTTCTGGTGGCCGTCTCGGGAGGCGGTAGTGCCCTGACGCCGGCCCCCGTAGCGCCGCTCACTCTGGAACACAAGCAGAAGACCACAGAGCTTTTGTTGAGCGTAGGAGCCACCATTCAGGAAATCAACGCCGTGCGCAAGCATTTGTCACAGTTCAAGGGCGGGGGCCTCGCCCGTGCTGCGGCCCCCGCTCAGGTGGTGACGCTCATCGTTTCCGATGTCATCGGCGATCCTTTGGATGTCATCGCATCCGGACCGACGGCGCCGGATTCTTCGACCTACCGCGATGCCATGAACGTCATTGAACGCTACCATCTTCAGGACAAAATCCCCGCCTGCGTTATCCAGGTCCTCCGCGAAGGGCTTGAAGGCCGTCGCCCGGAAACACCTAAATCTGAGGATGCCGTGTTTCGCAGGGTTTCGCACGTTCTCGTAGCCAACAATGCGACGGCGATGACGGCGGCGGCTCAGGAAGCACGGCAACGAGGGTACCACGTGCTGGTGCTTACCTCATGCCTTGAAGGGGAAGCTCGAGAAGTGGCCAAAGTCATTGCGGCCGTCGCTAAGGAAGTCGTCGTCTCTGGAAGGCCCGTTCCTTTGCCGGCATGCCTTCTTTTAGGTGGAGAAACCACCGTCACCCTTGGCCCTTCACCGGGAAAGGGAGGACGCAACCAAGAACTTGCTTTGGCCGCCGCCCTGGCCCTGGACGGGTGGCCTCAAGTGACCGTGTTGAGCGCGGGCACGGACGGCACGGACGGTCCCACGGATGCGGCGGGAGCCTTTGCGGATGGGACCACAGTGGTGCGTTCAGCCGGCCTGGGATGGAAGGTTCAGGATACCCTCGACGGCCACAATGCCTATCCGCTCTTCGAGGCCCTGGGAGATCTTGTCATAACCGGCCCCACGCGCACCAATGTCATGGACTTGATTGGAGTGCTGATTGCATGA